Proteins from one Candidatus Woesearchaeota archaeon genomic window:
- a CDS encoding rubrerythrin family protein has product MSKTEENLKAAFAGESQARNKYTYFAKIARKEGYHYIAKIFEETAMNEVQHAKDEFKLLNGINSTKENLKAAIEGEDYETDEMYPTFAKEAEEEGNMDAAALFRSIAKVEKEHSNRYKRLLTLLENDSVFKRSEPINWKCSKCGFVHNGTEPPNVCPACKHPKEYYEPEDF; this is encoded by the coding sequence ATGTCTAAAACTGAAGAAAATTTAAAAGCAGCATTTGCTGGTGAAAGTCAAGCTAGAAACAAATATACTTATTTTGCTAAGATTGCAAGAAAAGAAGGTTATCATTATATTGCAAAAATTTTTGAAGAAACTGCAATGAATGAGGTTCAACATGCAAAAGATGAATTCAAACTTCTAAACGGAATTAATTCAACAAAAGAAAATTTAAAAGCAGCAATCGAAGGTGAAGATTACGAGACTGATGAGATGTATCCTACTTTTGCAAAAGAAGCAGAAGAAGAAGGAAATATGGACGCTGCAGCATTATTTAGATCTATTGCTAAAGTTGAAAAAGAACATAGTAACAGATACAAAAGACTTCTAACTTTGCTCGAAAATGATTCTGTTTTTAAAAGATCGGAACCTATTAATTGGAAATGTTCAAAATGTGGGTTTGTTCACAATGGTACAGAACCTCCTAATGTTTGTCCTGCATGTAAACATCCTAAGGAATATTATGAGCCTGAAGATTTTTAA
- a CDS encoding radical SAM protein, with protein sequence MKIYPNVTESDKEIQSSFIPRPADWTLTLDDLEERVDGIRALKHMDIEFAPNDLIDTGFSQYPCEHNCPRCFNKDEVYSDSKKLLKHDEVLFVLKDAQEIGLESVKFLGPGEFLENPEMFLILDKLSEMGLNISIFTKGAELADDSLSQKYQGINSRELVERLTSYDIVRIILGCDTFDSELQQRLIGTKIKDYALKRNIAIERLVDAGLTKDLQRLTFVSTGLDPEYVDCAVEVYLWAAKRNIPTITAPSMDSGKGKRLTKQLTSYKGLNNVVNFYVQIYKAAIDNGFMTLNQIRQEGVSPYAASAPCNQVSGGLYLRLNGDVQLCPGRRDASTIYGNTHDTSIREIWVNSPNYKMGPKFNNWCPAKTRILTNSVREKILDELTDQTL encoded by the coding sequence ATGAAGATTTATCCAAACGTAACAGAATCAGACAAAGAAATACAATCCAGTTTTATTCCTCGGCCCGCAGATTGGACTTTAACTTTAGATGACTTAGAAGAACGAGTTGATGGAATTCGAGCACTAAAACATATGGACATAGAATTTGCACCTAATGACTTAATAGATACTGGATTCTCACAATATCCTTGCGAACATAATTGTCCAAGATGTTTTAATAAAGATGAAGTTTATTCAGACTCTAAAAAATTACTGAAACACGACGAAGTGCTTTTTGTGTTGAAAGATGCGCAAGAAATTGGTCTTGAGTCTGTGAAATTTTTGGGTCCGGGAGAATTTTTAGAAAATCCTGAAATGTTTTTGATATTGGACAAATTAAGTGAAATGGGATTGAATATTTCTATTTTTACCAAAGGTGCGGAACTAGCAGATGATTCATTATCTCAAAAATATCAAGGAATTAATTCTCGCGAGTTAGTTGAGAGATTAACAAGTTATGATATTGTACGAATAATATTAGGATGTGATACGTTTGATTCAGAATTACAACAAAGATTAATTGGAACAAAAATTAAAGACTATGCATTGAAACGCAACATTGCTATTGAACGTTTAGTTGACGCAGGACTTACAAAAGACTTACAAAGATTAACATTTGTGTCTACCGGACTTGATCCTGAATATGTAGATTGCGCAGTTGAAGTTTATTTATGGGCAGCTAAACGAAATATTCCTACAATTACTGCGCCAAGCATGGACTCGGGAAAAGGAAAACGATTAACCAAACAACTAACTTCATACAAAGGATTGAATAACGTTGTTAATTTTTATGTTCAAATCTATAAAGCTGCAATTGATAATGGTTTTATGACCTTGAATCAAATTCGCCAAGAAGGAGTATCCCCTTACGCCGCATCGGCACCTTGTAATCAAGTATCAGGAGGACTTTATTTACGCTTAAATGGAGATGTACAACTTTGTCCTGGTCGACGAGATGCATCAACAATTTATGGTAACACTCATGATACCTCCATTCGAGAAATATGGGTTAATAGTCCTAATTATAAAATGGGACCTAAATTTAATAATTGGTGCCCAGCAAAAACAAGAATATTAACTAATTCAGTTAGAGAAAAAATACTCGATGAACTCACAGATCAAACTCTCTGA
- a CDS encoding ABC transporter ATP-binding protein — MVKSKKRNTNEVLLKLDSVSKIYQMGEFQVPALKSVSLEIKKGEFVAIIGASGSGKSTMMNLIGCLDIPTKGLINLKNQNITKLSESNLATLRGKTIGFIFQQYNLIQSMTAFENVMLPLEFLEYEDSIAAKKTRDILKLVGLSDKAHHLPSQLSGGQQQRVSIARSLVGDPEIILADEPTGALDSKTGKEILELLKKLWKEEQKTIILVTHDMNLAKYAHKIVELKDGEIIKIHNREVKK; from the coding sequence ATGGTTAAATCTAAAAAAAGAAATACAAATGAAGTACTCTTAAAATTAGATAGTGTTTCAAAAATTTATCAAATGGGAGAATTCCAAGTACCCGCATTAAAAAGTGTTTCTTTAGAAATAAAAAAAGGAGAATTCGTAGCAATTATTGGCGCATCAGGCAGTGGAAAATCAACCATGATGAATCTTATAGGTTGTTTGGACATACCCACAAAAGGATTAATTAATTTAAAGAATCAAAACATAACTAAATTAAGTGAATCAAACTTAGCAACACTAAGAGGTAAAACAATAGGATTTATTTTTCAACAATACAACTTAATTCAATCAATGACTGCGTTTGAAAATGTTATGCTTCCTTTAGAATTTCTTGAATATGAGGATTCAATTGCAGCAAAAAAAACAAGAGACATTCTCAAATTAGTAGGATTATCAGATAAAGCTCACCATTTACCCTCCCAATTATCAGGCGGCCAACAACAAAGAGTGTCTATTGCAAGAAGTTTAGTTGGAGATCCCGAAATAATTTTAGCAGATGAGCCAACAGGAGCACTCGATAGCAAAACAGGAAAAGAAATACTAGAATTATTAAAAAAATTATGGAAAGAAGAACAAAAAACAATAATTTTAGTAACACATGATATGAATTTAGCAAAATATGCTCATAAAATTGTCGAACTTAAAGACGGCGAAATAATTAAAATTCACAATCGAGAGGTAAAAAAATGA
- a CDS encoding ABC transporter permease, whose translation MVLNSQLRSWLTIVGIVIGVAAVIAIVSIGEGMQASLEAQMGSLGGDLLTLTAGNSKGSRMFGHGGGSSSVATATTEKIVISRTDLQALKGIPNIEFIDTQIRGNVDVSYLGKTGTVSLSGVEQKTWSDITTVEINEGRFLDSADQNVIIIGGRLASSFFDHPIGINKMLTIENSAFRVVGIIDDSSTNIYLPIQMAYQVLENKEQDIYDSIIMKVKDEDQLDFTIAKIEKKLMTVRHVNNKTKDFTISSSKQLMETRSEMMNSMNLFLLAIAAVSLIVGAVGIANTMFTSVLEKTKEIGIMKAIGAKNRDILFIFILNAALIGLVGGILGIFFGIILSEAMNMMIGASMRMLKGGTIVSLNSIIMAISVSVSVGLIAGIIPAYKASKLKPVDALRYE comes from the coding sequence ATGGTGCTTAACAGCCAATTGCGAAGTTGGTTAACAATAGTTGGAATTGTCATAGGTGTTGCTGCAGTAATTGCAATAGTTTCAATTGGGGAAGGAATGCAAGCATCATTAGAGGCACAAATGGGCTCGTTAGGCGGAGATTTATTAACACTAACCGCAGGCAACTCTAAAGGTTCGCGTATGTTTGGACACGGAGGAGGATCAAGTTCTGTCGCCACTGCAACTACTGAAAAAATAGTGATAAGTAGAACTGATTTGCAAGCACTTAAAGGAATTCCAAATATAGAATTTATAGACACCCAAATAAGGGGAAATGTTGATGTTTCATATTTAGGGAAAACAGGAACTGTTTCTTTGAGCGGAGTTGAACAAAAAACTTGGTCAGACATAACAACAGTAGAAATAAACGAAGGAAGATTTCTTGACAGTGCAGATCAAAATGTAATAATAATTGGAGGTCGACTTGCAAGTTCATTTTTTGATCATCCCATTGGAATTAACAAAATGTTAACAATTGAAAACAGCGCATTTCGAGTTGTCGGGATAATAGATGATTCTAGTACAAACATATATCTACCCATACAAATGGCATATCAAGTTTTAGAAAATAAAGAACAAGATATTTATGATTCAATAATTATGAAAGTCAAAGATGAAGATCAACTTGATTTTACAATCGCAAAAATAGAAAAAAAATTAATGACTGTGCGACACGTAAACAACAAAACAAAAGACTTCACAATATCCTCAAGTAAACAACTGATGGAAACAAGATCTGAAATGATGAATTCCATGAACTTGTTTTTATTGGCAATTGCCGCAGTATCCTTAATAGTTGGAGCAGTTGGAATTGCAAATACAATGTTTACCTCAGTTTTAGAAAAAACAAAAGAAATAGGCATCATGAAAGCCATAGGTGCAAAAAATAGAGACATACTTTTTATTTTTATTTTAAATGCCGCACTCATTGGACTCGTCGGAGGAATTTTAGGAATCTTTTTTGGAATAATACTCTCAGAAGCCATGAATATGATGATTGGGGCTTCTATGCGAATGCTAAAAGGAGGAACAATAGTATCACTTAACTCAATAATTATGGCAATAAGTGTATCTGTAAGTGTTGGATTAATTGCAGGAATTATACCTGCTTACAAAGCATCAAAACTAAAACCAGTAGATGCGCTGAGATATGAATAG